The sequence below is a genomic window from Thermorudis peleae.
TCGCGGAGCAAGTCGTTACGTGGCATCGGCCGCGATGTCAAACGATTTCTCAGTACTATCCAGAGAAGGAGGGGAGTAGATGCCGACGAACTCAGACGTGGAGCAACACGCCCGCGCACAGCTTCGACTTGCTCGTTTTATGTCAGCTTATCTCCCGTTCAGCTTGGCAAACCGATTGCTTGCTCAAGCTCGACAGCGTGTCCGCCTGCCATCAACAGTCCGGCGTGAACCCGTTGATGCTGACGGTGTGCGCAGCGAATGGCTTATCCCGGCACGGCATGTCCCTGGACGTGTCTTGTTGTATCTCCATGGTGGAGGATTCGTCCTTGGACTCAGTCCCCAGCACCTGCACATGGTTACGGTTCTCGCACAACTTCTCGAAGCGCGGGCATTGCTTGTGGATTACCGGCTCGCTCCCCAACACCCGTTTCCGGCTGCACTCGAGGATTGTGTGACAGCCTACCGATGGCTGCTACGTCATGGCATTCATCCAACAGAGATCGCGATCGCTGGGGATTCAGCCGGTGGGAACCTGACAATTGCATCATTGATGAAGCTACGCGACGAAGGCACTGAGCTGCCAGCGGCCGCTGCATGTTTATCACCAGTCGGCGACTTAGCTGCCGGCAAAACACGGCAGCATCGGACTGATGACCCGGTTTTGCATCCGCGTGCAATGGCTCGCTTTGATCGTTCCTATGTTAATGGACATGACCCGCGCCATCCACTGATCTCGCCAGTCTACGGCGATTGGCATGGGCTCCCACCATTGCTCTTTCACGCTGGCGGAGATGAGATCCTGCGGGATGATGCTGAGCGCATGGCTGCCGCGGCTCAGGCTGCTGGAGTTGCGGTCGAGTTGACAATCTTTCCCCAAATGTGGCACGTCTGGCAACTCACACTCGAACTGCCACAAGCGCAGGCATCATTGCAGGCGATTGCCTCGTTCCTCCTGCGACATCTAGCACCAGCAGCGCAACCAACAGGCTAGCACCAACTCGTGTCAGAACCGATATCCAACATCTACGCGAGTTCCCACGTGCTGGCCTCAGCTAACCTTCTTAACGAAGGGCAGTATCATTCTGGCCTCCAATCACTTGACCTTCATGCAAACAAATCAAGCATGACCGAGTTTGCTAGGGAAGAGAAAGGATTTTTGGATCTATTCTTGCTACACAGCAGATTTCCCAGTTGGAGGACTCGCCCGCAGCACATCCGCGTATTACATTGTGTTCCGCTTAGCTGCGCTGAACTTGACAGTAGCTCTTCTTCTCAATGCTCGTCCCAGACTCTCTATCGGTACCAAGCAAGAACTCACCTCTCGCTCTCGCGCATCGGAACGAAGATATGGATTGGGCTATCTTCACATCAACGCTTGAAGTATAAAGCGTCAGGGGGTTTGCTAGACTACTCGGACCAATCATTGGTTGATCCGCTTCCAGGCAAAGTTCACTCAGGTTATCCCCAGGTTCTTGGGGTCGATAAAATCAAGCACGTTCATCCTGGTTGTCAACGTTCGCAACTTGCACGCATTAACGATCCAGCCCACGGAGCGGAAGGGGAATCCAGTGAAGTACAACCGAAGCAGGCGCCTAACCAGTCACTTTCCCCGCCTACTCGCTCGGTGGCCACATTGTCCCGGCCCCAGGAACTGAACCCAAGATCGCTCGCTGAATTCAGAGACAATCGTCGTACTGCGGGGAGGTTTGCATATGCAAAAGAGGCGATTCCGAATATTCACGCCGATGACTCCAGAGCAACTGCGCAAGAATGATAAAGTCCTGTTCGTTATTCTAGCAATTGGCTCCTTTTTCCTTCTAAAGGATTTCTATCTCTCCGCCAGGAAAGATATTCCCAGCTCTGGAATAATCGGATATATTACAGGGCCTATATTCACTCATAAACTCTCGGAAATTCTCTTGCTGATATTATGGACACCAACTGTCTGGGTCTTCAATTATGAACGGGCAGGCATTTACCCCAACAAAATGAATCCGCTGCGGTACTATCGCATATTGCGTTTCTTTCTTCTTGTTGCCCCTATTCAAATCGTTCTGGCAACGTATGCATGGACAATTATCAATTTAGGTACAAGTCCATTCACAACAAATTACGAACCACTTGCCTATGGAGACGATTATTGGGTGTGGAGATATTACCTGGCAGCAGTAGTTGTAGCAGGAATAGCATTTATTTGGTACGCAAGCCGAAAAACAACAAGCTTAGCACGGTGGTTAGCGAGTAATACATCCGTTAACGAATAGTCCCCTACACGCCACTGCAGTTGACTCCTCACCACATCTGGTGCGCCTGAGGAGCACATTGCCAACTCGCCTTCCTTCAGACGTAAAGCTCGCATCCAGGAGTGGGATTGGAGAGCTACCTTGTGAGTTCTGAGGCGGATGAACATCATAATCTGAACGAGGGCCATGACCACGAGAAAACCTGCCTGAGAAATCCTAGCTTATGCCGACTATCAAAAACCTGGGGAATAACTCACCGGCTGGAACAAGATAACGCACAGGACTTGTTTGAACAGATCGGCTGTTGAATCTCAAAATTCACCGCGGGCCGCATCCGCAGTTATCCTAAGCATTGGGACAGTTTCGGAGCCGCCCAGCAATGAGTATGCGTCCGTCGCAGATAGCGTAACGGCCCCGTGCCGAGTGCAAACGCAGCGCTTGCCGGACTGAGGCGCCTGGAGATCTCATTGAGCTCGATATCCTGGATATCAGGGCTGCTTCCTGGTTTCGGATTGAAGCGCTTTACGTCCTCAGGATACTGTGGCGCAGTGAAGTTGCAGGAGAGGCCTATCCAAGTGCTAACACCCAAGGATGATTCAAGGGGATGGAGGCAGCGAGTTCATAGCCGCGTTTGCGGCCGTCTGGAGAGGGCCGGGCAGCAAGTATGTTGTCCTTCTGGCCCGTCCCGAGCAATAACGGTCCAGTCGGGTATGCTAACCGAGTTGAAGGGCAGGATTTTCATGACTACATGAGTGAACGCGCGATTACGACAGTAAACCAAGCCTTACGGACCTGGCGAGCCTTTCAACACGCTAAGACCGCTCTAGATCATGAAACCAAGCAACTCCACGAGAATTCACGGGCAAATGCCGCCGTTGACACGATGCTTTATCCCTCGTAGCGCTTGAAGACGGCGACCGCGTTCTGTCCGCCAAAGCCGAAGGCATTGGCCATCGCAACGTTAACAGCCATGGGGCGGGCAACGTGAGGCACGTAGTCGAGGTCGCACTCGGGATCAGGATTGTCTAAGTTAATTGTCGGCGGCACAACGTTGTCGCGGATCGCGAGTGCGCAGACGACGCCGGACACAGCCCCAGCCGCCCCAACAAGGTGACCGATCATGCTCTTTGGTGAGCTAACGGCCACGCGATAGGCATGCTCACCAAAGACTGCCTTGATTGCCACCGTCTCAGAGACGTCGTTGAGGGGCGTGGATGTGCCATGGGCGCAGATGTAATCGACATCTTCGGGGCGCAAGCCGGCACACTCGAGCGCCTGTGCCATCGCCTTTGCTGACCCAGCACCATTCGGAGCAGGCGCACTGACGTGATAGGCATCAGCAGTAAGCGCGCCACCAGCCAGCTCGCAGTAGATGCGGGCCCCACGTCGGCGAGCATGCTCCTCTGTCTCGAGAACCATCACTGCACAGCCTTCACCGAAGACAAACCCATCGCGATCGCGGTCGAACGGCCGGCTCGCCTTCTGCGGCTCCTCATTGCGGCGCGAGAGTGCACCCATGTTGGCAAAGGCAGCAATGGCAACCGGTTCCAGGCCAGCTTCGGTACCACCAGCGATCATGACATCAACTTCGCCATTGCGCAGCATTCGCAACGCATCGACGAAGGCTTGGGTGCCTGCAGCACAGGCGGCAACGGAGGCCATGACCGGACCGGTGATGCCGTAGATGATCGAGACCTGGCATGCGCCCATATTCGGCGCGAAGATTGGAATGAAAAATGGGCTGACTCGTCCTGGGCCGCGGTGCTCAAAGGTCAACACTTCGCGCACCATCGCATGGATGCCACCACCGCCAGTGTTCATCATGACGCCAATGCGATCAGCGTTGGCTGGGGTAATCTCAAGCCCGGCATCGCGGATGGCTTCCCCCGCAGCGGCGACGGCGAACTGAGCGAACCGATCCATCCGTCGAGCCGCTTTGACGTCCATGAAGTCACGCGGGTCAAAGCCTTTGACTTCAGCGGCAATCTGGACATCAAGGTTGCTTGGATCAAACGCCTGAATGCGGTCGATCCCTGATTCGCCAGCAAGTAGCCGACGCCAAAATGTCTCCACGTTCAACCCGAGCGGCGTGATTGCTCCCAGTCCAGTCACGACAACACGGTGCACGGTCTCACAGCCTTCCCAACAACATTATCCGTTGGCTCCACGTCGCCGTTCGTTACTCACGTCGTGGTCCAAGGCTCCAGCCCCTGGCGCTTCAAGAGCAAGCTCGTGCACGGAGAGAGCCTCGAGATCGGCCCGAATCTTGCGCACAAGACCAGTGAGCACCTGACCTGGTCCAACTTCCAGAAATGTTGTCACACCCTGGTCAGCAATGGCACGAACCACCGTCGTCCACTGTACCGGCTGGGCCACCTGCTGCGCCAGCGCCTGGCGCAATTCCTCTACGCGCGAGACAACGCGACCAGTGACATTCGAAACGAGGGGCACGTCTGGCTCACGGAGCGGCACGCGGCTCAGGAGATCGCTCAATGCCTGAGCTACGCGCTCCATCAGTGGCGAGTGCGAAGGGACCGTCACGTTGAGGCGAACAACACGCCGTGCTCCGCGTGCCCGAGCGAGTTCCATTGCCTGCTGCAATGCAGCTTCTTCACCCGAAATGACGAGCTGGCCAGGGCTATTGTCGTTTGCGACAACGATGAGGCCTAGCACGCTCGCCTCTTTGCAGACGTCCTCGACCGCGTCCCGAGCAAGGCCAAGGATTGCAGCCATCCCACCAGGTCGCTCCTGCGCACTTTCCTTCATGAGCCGGCCACGCTCGCGTACGATCCGTAGGGCATCTTCGAAACTTAGGGTGCCAGCGGCGACAAGAGCTGAGAACTCACCTAAGCTATGGCCAGCAACGAGCGCCGGCTGAATCGTCGTGCCTAGGGCACGCAGCCGTTCGCGTAGGGCCTCAAGATAGGCCAGGCTGACGGTCAGGATTGCCGGCTGGGCATTGATCGTGTCGTTCAGTTCAGCTTCCGGTCCCTCGAAGCAGAGGCGAGAGAGAGAAAAGCCAAGCACTTCATCAGCCTGAGCGAAGACGCGCCGGGCCGCCGCTGAGAGTTGTTGGATGCGCTTCCCCATACCCACGTGCTGGCTCCCCTGCCCAGGAAAGATCAGTGCCAGCCGTTTGCCAGTAAGTGTGGTGAGATCCATCGCCGCCCCTCCCCTTCAGGCTTCGCGCTCCTCCAGACCAGCGTGAAGCCGCGCCCATGCGAGGGCATAACCTCCGCGCCGAATTCTACCGAACCCTGGCCGTTCCGGCAGACTAGCATCCCACTGCTCGTCATAGTGGTGCTCGCCAGAATGGCCTGCACGGAGAACTCAACGGTATCCTCGCACACCTGCTTTGCGCTGTCCACCCATCGGGGTGGAGTGAGAACGTTGCCCAGGCCGCATTATGGATGTCAGTCCGCAAGGCAATCATGCCCTCTCTCCACATCTTTCCGGCTTATCGCACGCCACGTGTCGTGTATCGCTGGATCGCCACAGCCGTCCTGCGGCAAACACTCTGCCTGCCGCTTGCAGTTCGATCGACGGCCAACGCTGCTTGGCCGGTTTACCAGACCACCGACGAACGCAGCGTTCCGTCGACATTACCTTCTCGAATGAACGATCAATGCCGCATCGCGCAGCATTATCTGGCGAGCGTATTGACCAGATCACCGATCAGGATCGCATCGGATGCCGACTCCGGAGACACCGAAAGGCAGTAATACAGGGATATTGACACATGATAGCGGACTACGGTATACTCTGAATGAAAGTGGTTACTTACTTTAGCGGAGGTGAGAGATGACATCTCGTCGATCTCCAGGCGTTGCAGTCATTCTCCTCGGTCTCATTGTGTTTACCGTCGGCAGTGTCGTGCTGCTGGTTGTACCGAGCTGGGGGAACTGGTTGCAGGGATATCCGCAACAGGTGCTCTCGCAGCCCTTACCACCACAGGCCCAGCCGATCGTCCAGGCTCTGATGGGAATCGTCCTTGGCCCGCTCCTCCAGAAGATCGGAAGCTGGATCCATGCCATTGGCATCTTTGTGGGAACAGTCTTACTCGTGATCTCACTCTTCCCACTCGGTGCTGGTCTCGCCATCCTCCGAGGGTGGGGGCGATAGCAAGATAGGCACCAGCGAGTGAAAGAGCAACACTCGCCTGGTTACTTCAAACGGCGCTTGCGGTATTGGCAGTTTTGGGCGGAGTTCAGCTTCGTCACGCCCAAGCGGCTCGCCTCGAGCAGTTGCCTGGAGTCATAAGAGGGCACTGCCCCATGGTGCATACGCTACAGGATGACTTACAGCTAGGCGATGGATCGGCAGGCATTTATCTTCCAGGCACCGGGTTCATTCCAAGAGCAGGTTGGGACTACCGTTCTGAGATACCAGCCGCTCGTGGGAACATCCGCGGTGAAGCCAAGTCTCAGACGTTTCGTGTACCTTTGTTACGAGGTGGGGCCAGCAGCCAGCTGTGCGCACATGATCGCGATGAGACCAACCAGGCTAATCTAGACGGAAGGGCGAGAGGCTCACCCCTTCGTCAAAGACGTCGATCCCCTCAGCACGCTTGAGCGCATGGACGACGAGGTAGGTCAATGGCGTGGCGATCACCTCGTAGGCCGACTTCGTAAGCCAGGTCGTTATGATCGTCTGCAGCAGGCTGCTCGCCGGGATCGTCCCAACAAAGGCTATGGTAACGAAGACGAGCGAGTCAAAAGCCTGACCAACCAAGGTTGAACTGACAGTGCGGCTCCAGAGCCAGCGACCGCGCGTGAACAGCTTGAGGCGTGACAACACAGCGGCGTTGGCGAACTCACCGACAAGGTAAGCGAGGAAAGAGCCAAGGAGAAGCCGGGGTGTGTAGCCCAGGATGCGCTCGTAGGCAGCTTGACCGTCCCAAAAAGGCGCCGGTGGCAACACCTGCGTGGCGGTGATCGCAACCACGGCGAGCAGGTTGCATGCAAAACCTAACCAGATGATCAGTCGTGAGCGTCGGTAGCCATAGACTTCCGTGAGCACATCGCCGAAGATATAGCTGAGCGGGAAGACGGTCACCGTGCCAGCTGGCACGACGAGTGGCCCAAGAGCCACAAGTTTGACAGCAACAATATTTGACGTAATAAGCGTGGCGACGAAGGCCCCAGCTAAAATGACGAACCAGCGACTGTAGCCAGGCAGACGTTCACTGCCTGGCACAATCCGGACACCTGGTTCAGTCACAAGGTCACGTTCACGCACCATCGGCGGCAGGTGTCTCTACAGGCTCACGTGGCGTACGCCAGACCCCAACTGGCTCAGGTGGCGCACCAAGGATGGCACGGATTTGCTCGGGGCCGAGCGTTTCCTCAGCAACAAGCTGCTCGGCCAGCCGGTCGAGCTCAGCGCGGTGCGCGGTCAAGATAGCAACAGCCTGGTCACGAGCCTGGTTGAGGATGCGCTGAACAGCAGCATCAGCGCGATCGAGCGTCTGCGCGCCAATTGCATGATCTTGAACAATCTCACGCCCAAGGAAGACATGCTGTTCGCCAAGACCGAGATAGACAAGCCCAAGCTCGTCGCTCATACCCCAAAGGCCAACCATGCGTCGAGCGAGCTGGGTTGCCTCCTTCAAGTCGTTCTGGGCGCCGGTTGAGACTTCGTGGAAGACCAGTTCCTCAGCAGCTCGGCCACCCAACAGAACCGCCAAGCGCCCCATGAGTTGTGTGCGGGTATAGTTGAAGCGATCCTCCTCTGGCGTCTGCACGGTAACGCCAAGGGCATGGCCACGTGGCACAATGCTGATTTTGCGCAGCGGATCAGCACCCGGCGTGAAGTAGGCGACGACTGCGTGTCCAGCCTCGTGGTAAGCCACAGCGCGGCGCTCTTCCTCGCTCATGATCATCGAACGGGTGGTGCCAAGGATGATCTTGTCAAGCGCCTCATCAAAATCGCTGCGGTCGACCTGCTCCTTATTCTTGCGCGCAGCAATCAAGGCCGCCTCGTTGACGAGGTTTGCGAGATCAGCGCCAGAAAAACCCGGCGTAGCAGCGGCAAGTGCGTCAAGATCAACGTCCGGGGCGATCGGTAAGCCGCGAGCATGGATGCGCAAGATGGCCGCGCGGCCACGGCGGTCAGGCAGGCCAACGGTCACCTGGCGGTCAAAGCGGCCGGGACGAAGCAGCGCCGGGTCAAGTACGTCCGGGCGGTTCGTTGCTGCTATGACCACGACGTCTTGATGCGCCTCAAAGCCGTCCATCTCGACGAGCAATTGGTTGAGCGTCTGCTCACGCTCGTCGTTGCCGACACCGAGGCCAGCGAAGCGTTGGCGGCCAACAGCGTCCAGCTCATCAATGAAGATGATCGATGGTGCAGCGGCCTTGGCTCGGTCGAAAAGATCACGGACACGGCTTGCGCCGACACCAACGAACATCTCGACAAACTCTGAGGCGCTGACGCTAAAGAATGGTACGCCGGCCTCACCAGCGACTGCCCGCGCCAGCAGCGTCTTGCCAGTTCCTGGCGGGCCGATAAGCAGCACACCGCGCGGCAGGCGCGCGCCAATCCGGTGATACTTGGCCGGGTTCTTGAGAAAGTCAACCACCTGGGCAAGCTCAGCCTTCGCCTCTTCCTCGCCTGCGACATCAGCGAAGGTCACACGTGGGCGCTCAACATCGTAGACACGGGCACGGGAGCGGCCAAAGCTGAAGACGTTTTGCTGCCCTCGTGACAAGCTACGGCCGAGGAAGACGAGAAAGCCAACGACGAGCACGACTGGCACGACGAAGTTGAGCAATACATTCAGCAACGCCGTCGAACGGTTCGCATTCTCGGCTTGAATCTGAACGTTATGATTTTGCAGCAAGGTGACAACTTGACTCTCAACCCCTGGTGGTAGCACGGTACGGAAGCGATCGGTTCGAATAACATCAGATTGACTCGCACCCTCCGGCAACGGCGTGCTTGGCTGGTGAATTGTGCCGTTCACAATTTCAACAGTGCGAGTAAACATTCCAGTGATTGTGTCACCGCTAATGGTGACGCTCTTAACAAGCCCCTGGTCAACGGCCTGCGTGAAGGCTGAGTAGGTAATTGTTGGCTGGGGGCTATCACCAGAACGTGGCCCAATGAGGGCATAGACGTTCCAGACCAAGATCAGGCCTAGAATAAGCCAGAGCAGACCAAAGGGGCTGCTCACAAGGCGCTGCCAGAATGTCGATTTACCCGGGCGGTTTGGCCGCCGTGGGCGTTCAGGATCTTGCATTGCACTATCCCTCATTCGCCCCGCCTCGTGGCATCGGCCACGAGCGGAGAACATTTCGTGATGAATTGTACTTGGCGACGCGGCCAGACGTTGAAGCACGGAACGCACGAGGCAGCCGCGGAAATGCCGGCTGCCTCGCACGTGAGGAGGAGATGAGACTGGTGTGCACCGTTGGGGCGGGGGAGATTCCCCCGGCACCTGCTAGTATGCCACAGCGAGCAGGCGCTGTCCAGGTGACGGTTAGGGGAGGGCAAAGAGGACTGTACGGCTAGAACAGGCAAGGAAACTGCGGTTAGGGATTTGAAGCATCCGTGAGAGTAGCGATGAGCGCGGCGAGATCAAAATAATTGGCTTGACGGACAATAAGGCCGTCACGAACAGTAAAGAAGGCGGCCATTGGCTGGATGACACGCCGACCATTGTGGGTTGCGACGGTCATCAGTTCAACCGCAACGTGCTCACCGTCAGCGATGAAGGTCTGAATCGCACACCAGGTGTCGGGCCAGTAGCGTTCATTTGCTTCGAGCAGGGCCCGGAGCTGCGCCTTGCCATGCACTTCTTGTCCAGTCAATTCCGGGCCGGGCGACCAGAGGACAATGTCCTCAGCACAGTAGCGCAAGGCTTCCTCAATATCACCGCGGTTGAGTGCGGCCAGCACAGCGTGAACGACTTCACGGGGCGACTGAGGAGCGCAGCAGTCCATCGGCTACCTCGCAGGTGAAACAGTCACGACTATCTGGCCAGGCTGACAGACCACATCGTCAACACG
It includes:
- a CDS encoding alpha/beta hydrolase yields the protein MPTNSDVEQHARAQLRLARFMSAYLPFSLANRLLAQARQRVRLPSTVRREPVDADGVRSEWLIPARHVPGRVLLYLHGGGFVLGLSPQHLHMVTVLAQLLEARALLVDYRLAPQHPFPAALEDCVTAYRWLLRHGIHPTEIAIAGDSAGGNLTIASLMKLRDEGTELPAAAACLSPVGDLAAGKTRQHRTDDPVLHPRAMARFDRSYVNGHDPRHPLISPVYGDWHGLPPLLFHAGGDEILRDDAERMAAAAQAAGVAVELTIFPQMWHVWQLTLELPQAQASLQAIASFLLRHLAPAAQPTG
- the fabF gene encoding beta-ketoacyl-ACP synthase II, whose product is MHRVVVTGLGAITPLGLNVETFWRRLLAGESGIDRIQAFDPSNLDVQIAAEVKGFDPRDFMDVKAARRMDRFAQFAVAAAGEAIRDAGLEITPANADRIGVMMNTGGGGIHAMVREVLTFEHRGPGRVSPFFIPIFAPNMGACQVSIIYGITGPVMASVAACAAGTQAFVDALRMLRNGEVDVMIAGGTEAGLEPVAIAAFANMGALSRRNEEPQKASRPFDRDRDGFVFGEGCAVMVLETEEHARRRGARIYCELAGGALTADAYHVSAPAPNGAGSAKAMAQALECAGLRPEDVDYICAHGTSTPLNDVSETVAIKAVFGEHAYRVAVSSPKSMIGHLVGAAGAVSGVVCALAIRDNVVPPTINLDNPDPECDLDYVPHVARPMAVNVAMANAFGFGGQNAVAVFKRYEG
- the fabD gene encoding ACP S-malonyltransferase, which produces MDLTTLTGKRLALIFPGQGSQHVGMGKRIQQLSAAARRVFAQADEVLGFSLSRLCFEGPEAELNDTINAQPAILTVSLAYLEALRERLRALGTTIQPALVAGHSLGEFSALVAAGTLSFEDALRIVRERGRLMKESAQERPGGMAAILGLARDAVEDVCKEASVLGLIVVANDNSPGQLVISGEEAALQQAMELARARGARRVVRLNVTVPSHSPLMERVAQALSDLLSRVPLREPDVPLVSNVTGRVVSRVEELRQALAQQVAQPVQWTTVVRAIADQGVTTFLEVGPGQVLTGLVRKIRADLEALSVHELALEAPGAGALDHDVSNERRRGANG
- a CDS encoding queuosine precursor transporter; its protein translation is MVRERDLVTEPGVRIVPGSERLPGYSRWFVILAGAFVATLITSNIVAVKLVALGPLVVPAGTVTVFPLSYIFGDVLTEVYGYRRSRLIIWLGFACNLLAVVAITATQVLPPAPFWDGQAAYERILGYTPRLLLGSFLAYLVGEFANAAVLSRLKLFTRGRWLWSRTVSSTLVGQAFDSLVFVTIAFVGTIPASSLLQTIITTWLTKSAYEVIATPLTYLVVHALKRAEGIDVFDEGVSLSPFRLD
- the ftsH gene encoding ATP-dependent zinc metalloprotease FtsH, whose translation is MQDPERPRRPNRPGKSTFWQRLVSSPFGLLWLILGLILVWNVYALIGPRSGDSPQPTITYSAFTQAVDQGLVKSVTISGDTITGMFTRTVEIVNGTIHQPSTPLPEGASQSDVIRTDRFRTVLPPGVESQVVTLLQNHNVQIQAENANRSTALLNVLLNFVVPVVLVVGFLVFLGRSLSRGQQNVFSFGRSRARVYDVERPRVTFADVAGEEEAKAELAQVVDFLKNPAKYHRIGARLPRGVLLIGPPGTGKTLLARAVAGEAGVPFFSVSASEFVEMFVGVGASRVRDLFDRAKAAAPSIIFIDELDAVGRQRFAGLGVGNDEREQTLNQLLVEMDGFEAHQDVVVIAATNRPDVLDPALLRPGRFDRQVTVGLPDRRGRAAILRIHARGLPIAPDVDLDALAAATPGFSGADLANLVNEAALIAARKNKEQVDRSDFDEALDKIILGTTRSMIMSEEERRAVAYHEAGHAVVAYFTPGADPLRKISIVPRGHALGVTVQTPEEDRFNYTRTQLMGRLAVLLGGRAAEELVFHEVSTGAQNDLKEATQLARRMVGLWGMSDELGLVYLGLGEQHVFLGREIVQDHAIGAQTLDRADAAVQRILNQARDQAVAILTAHRAELDRLAEQLVAEETLGPEQIRAILGAPPEPVGVWRTPREPVETPAADGA
- a CDS encoding nuclear transport factor 2 family protein, which codes for MDCCAPQSPREVVHAVLAALNRGDIEEALRYCAEDIVLWSPGPELTGQEVHGKAQLRALLEANERYWPDTWCAIQTFIADGEHVAVELMTVATHNGRRVIQPMAAFFTVRDGLIVRQANYFDLAALIATLTDASNP